The following proteins come from a genomic window of Campylobacter concisus:
- the hemC gene encoding hydroxymethylbilane synthase: MKEIKIATRKSILALWQSEHIKARIESKHNDIKVELIGMKTKGDVILDTPLAKIGGKGLFTKELEDSMLKGETDIAVHSLKDVPVVFPEGLKLAAICSREDTRDAMISEKFSKFSDLPHGAKVGTTSLRRKMQLLIMRPDIEIISLRGNVQTRLRKLKEGEFDAIILAMAGINRLNVKAEVAHIYTFGFDEMIPAMGQGALGIEARDEKKILDEISFLNDKNAVIETTIERDFVSVLEGGCQVPIGISARLKGDEISIDAIVGLPDGSEFIKDSLKVSKDKFQSVGKELAHKFIEKGARELLKRAEEMA; the protein is encoded by the coding sequence ATGAAAGAGATAAAAATAGCAACTAGAAAGAGTATCTTAGCGCTTTGGCAAAGCGAGCATATCAAAGCTAGAATAGAATCAAAACATAACGATATAAAAGTTGAGCTTATTGGCATGAAGACAAAGGGCGACGTGATCCTTGATACGCCGCTTGCAAAGATCGGAGGCAAAGGGCTTTTTACAAAAGAACTTGAAGATAGCATGCTAAAAGGCGAGACTGACATCGCAGTACATAGCCTAAAGGATGTGCCAGTAGTCTTTCCAGAAGGACTTAAACTTGCAGCGATTTGCTCACGCGAGGATACAAGAGATGCGATGATAAGCGAGAAATTTTCTAAATTTAGCGACCTACCACACGGTGCAAAGGTTGGTACAACGAGCCTGCGCCGCAAGATGCAGCTACTTATCATGAGGCCTGATATTGAGATCATCTCGCTTCGTGGAAACGTGCAAACTAGACTTAGAAAGCTAAAAGAGGGCGAATTTGACGCGATCATTTTAGCGATGGCTGGCATAAACCGCCTAAATGTCAAGGCTGAAGTGGCACATATCTATACATTTGGCTTTGACGAGATGATACCTGCGATGGGTCAGGGCGCTCTCGGGATAGAAGCTAGAGATGAGAAGAAAATTTTAGATGAGATCTCTTTTTTAAACGATAAAAATGCGGTTATAGAAACGACCATAGAGCGTGACTTTGTAAGCGTTTTAGAAGGCGGCTGCCAGGTACCAATTGGCATAAGCGCAAGGCTAAAAGGTGATGAAATTTCTATCGATGCGATCGTTGGTCTGCCTGATGGAAGCGAGTTTATAAAAGATAGCTTAAAGGTTAGCAAAGATAAATTTCAAAGCGTTGGCAAGGAGCTAGCTCATAAATTTATAGAAAAAGGGGCGAGAGAGCTTTTAAAACGCGCTGAAGAGATGGCTTAG
- a CDS encoding Imm10 family immunity protein — translation MFELKFKAKALTATKNSKDNYYMIGLADDKYDYKNYIIFQRPIKLKKDDDENADINGIYAECNGDVCYNACKCVTITDKTIIFEVQDSLICVDTEDVKLNERFMKYSKEIFGKLLKCSISK, via the coding sequence GTGTTTGAGCTAAAATTTAAAGCAAAAGCCCTAACCGCTACTAAAAATAGCAAAGACAACTACTATATGATCGGTCTTGCAGACGACAAATACGACTACAAAAACTACATAATCTTTCAAAGACCGATCAAGCTCAAAAAAGATGACGACGAAAACGCCGACATAAACGGCATATACGCAGAGTGCAACGGCGACGTTTGCTACAACGCTTGCAAATGCGTAACTATCACTGATAAAACTATCATTTTTGAGGTGCAAGATAGCCTCATTTGCGTAGATACCGAGGATGTAAAGCTTAATGAGCGCTTTATGAAATATAGCAAAGAGATATTTGGCAAACTGCTAAAATGTAGCATATCGAAGTAA
- a CDS encoding menaquinone biosynthesis decarboxylase yields MDYIKLLKENNLLRVIDEPTDIDLEIAHASYIEVKREGSQALLFKNPVCKKTGRKFAPVLTNIYGSKRALELIFGLKPDEIAAEIEKLLKPRKPENFKEKLDFLAYLFSMRKIFTKRLKGEGECQQVKFIGEQADLFSLPALKTWPHDGGAFITMGQVYTQSLDGSLQNLGMYRLQIYDKNHLGMHWQIHKDGANFFHEYKRAGKKMPVSVAIGGDPLYIWCGQAPLPKGVFELLLYGFIRKEPAKLVKSLTNEICVPHDADYVIEGFVDTTKSELEGPFGDHTGFYTPIEPFPVMDVTAITSKREPVFHATVVGKPPLEDKYMGWATERVFLPLLRTTVPELLDYNMPENGVFHNLILAKINTLYPAHAKQAMHAFWGVGQMSFVKHAIFVGADAPELKDYDKFTSFVLNRFGSQSVLISQGVCDQLDHASPNSCFGGKLGVDATQDFCKFSPAVLSDSELLAKFQSIAPNIKELRQFKTDTKTPICVVKFEKDCVVKELFDKLLTFREFFKLLIVVDMQNHLENSYMLLWRVTNNIDALRDIFIDGENFCVDATSKDELEGYTRGWPLQTDCDREVVADLVKRGIVKNEPELFKKFEIFG; encoded by the coding sequence ATGGACTACATCAAGCTTTTAAAAGAAAATAATCTACTTCGTGTTATCGACGAGCCAACAGATATTGATCTTGAGATCGCGCACGCTAGCTACATCGAGGTCAAGCGTGAGGGCTCGCAAGCGCTACTTTTTAAAAACCCAGTTTGTAAAAAAACTGGGCGTAAATTTGCCCCTGTGCTTACAAATATCTACGGCTCAAAACGTGCGCTTGAGCTTATCTTTGGGCTAAAGCCTGATGAGATCGCAGCCGAGATAGAAAAGCTTTTAAAGCCCAGAAAACCAGAGAATTTCAAAGAAAAGCTTGATTTTTTAGCCTATCTTTTTAGTATGAGAAAAATTTTCACTAAGAGATTAAAAGGCGAGGGCGAGTGCCAGCAGGTCAAATTTATAGGCGAGCAGGCTGATCTTTTTAGCCTGCCTGCGCTAAAAACATGGCCGCATGACGGAGGCGCTTTTATCACGATGGGGCAGGTCTATACGCAAAGCTTGGACGGCTCTTTGCAAAATTTAGGCATGTATAGACTGCAAATTTATGACAAAAATCACCTTGGCATGCACTGGCAAATACACAAAGACGGTGCAAATTTCTTTCACGAGTACAAGCGTGCAGGTAAAAAAATGCCCGTTTCAGTAGCTATTGGTGGCGATCCGCTTTATATTTGGTGCGGGCAAGCACCGCTTCCAAAGGGAGTTTTTGAACTTTTGCTTTATGGTTTTATCCGCAAAGAGCCAGCCAAACTTGTAAAATCCTTAACGAATGAAATTTGCGTCCCGCACGATGCAGACTACGTGATAGAGGGTTTCGTGGATACTACTAAGAGCGAACTCGAGGGGCCATTTGGCGATCACACTGGCTTTTATACACCTATCGAGCCTTTTCCGGTGATGGATGTAACGGCGATAACTAGCAAGCGTGAGCCGGTATTTCACGCAACTGTGGTTGGAAAGCCACCACTTGAGGATAAATATATGGGCTGGGCGACTGAGCGGGTTTTTTTGCCGCTTTTACGAACGACCGTGCCTGAACTACTGGACTACAATATGCCTGAAAATGGCGTTTTTCACAACCTAATCTTAGCTAAGATAAATACGCTCTATCCAGCTCATGCAAAGCAGGCTATGCACGCATTTTGGGGTGTTGGGCAGATGAGTTTTGTAAAACATGCCATTTTTGTTGGAGCCGATGCGCCTGAGCTTAAAGATTATGATAAATTTACTAGCTTTGTTTTAAATCGTTTTGGTAGCCAGAGTGTGTTAATAAGCCAAGGTGTGTGCGATCAGCTTGATCACGCTAGTCCAAATTCGTGCTTTGGCGGCAAACTCGGCGTAGATGCGACGCAAGACTTTTGTAAATTTAGCCCTGCGGTTTTAAGCGACAGCGAGCTTTTGGCTAAATTTCAAAGTATAGCACCAAATATAAAAGAGCTTAGGCAGTTTAAAACGGATACCAAAACGCCTATTTGTGTGGTGAAATTTGAAAAAGATTGTGTGGTAAAAGAGCTTTTTGACAAGCTTTTGACATTTAGAGAATTTTTCAAACTCCTTATCGTTGTGGATATGCAAAATCACCTTGAAAACTCATATATGCTACTTTGGCGTGTGACAAACAATATCGATGCTTTGCGTGATATTTTCATAGATGGTGAAAATTTCTGCGTGGATGCAACGAGCAAGGACGAGCTAGAGGGATATACGAGAGGCTGGCCGTTACAAACTGATTGTGACCGCGAAGTAGTTGCTGATCTAGTTAAGCGCGGCATAGTAAAAAATGAGCCAGAGTTATTTAAAAAATTTGAAATATTTGGATAG
- a CDS encoding NUDIX domain-containing protein: MDTTITNLEILPLDESKYLKPFKMKFMQNGVQRDWDCVKVMNSVSIFLYHEQKDAFLFVKQFRPAVWYSQEKEGIKTNEQGFTYELCAGLMDKGLSEEQTAREEAIEEVGYELKEIERITMTYGAFGFGGNTQTMFYAKIDESMKVNSGGGVDGEDIELVFIKREDMMKFAFDESKVKGFGLIFAYLWWEKFKS; the protein is encoded by the coding sequence ATGGATACTACTATAACTAATTTAGAAATTCTGCCTCTTGATGAGTCAAAATACCTAAAGCCATTTAAGATGAAATTTATGCAAAATGGTGTTCAAAGAGATTGGGACTGCGTAAAAGTGATGAATAGCGTTAGTATTTTTTTATATCACGAGCAAAAAGATGCCTTTTTATTTGTAAAGCAGTTTCGCCCGGCTGTTTGGTACTCACAAGAGAAAGAAGGCATCAAAACAAATGAGCAAGGCTTTACTTACGAGCTTTGCGCAGGGCTTATGGATAAAGGACTAAGCGAAGAGCAAACAGCCAGAGAAGAAGCGATCGAAGAAGTGGGCTATGAGCTAAAAGAGATAGAGCGTATCACAATGACATACGGTGCTTTTGGCTTTGGAGGCAACACACAAACGATGTTTTACGCAAAGATCGATGAGAGTATGAAGGTAAATTCTGGCGGTGGCGTCGATGGCGAAGATATCGAGCTTGTTTTTATAAAACGAGAAGATATGATGAAATTTGCCTTTGACGAGAGCAAAGTCAAGGGCTTTGGGCTCATATTTGCTTATTTGTGGTGGGAGAAATTTAAAAGCTAA